The following proteins come from a genomic window of Edaphobacter sp. 4G125:
- a CDS encoding DUF2752 domain-containing protein, protein MDTAARRINIPAPGVKTSDQDSRSSLLFAAVIISASLIVILLLRFPPEQYAFLYPQCPIHHYLGILCPGCGTTRAIAALLRGHLLEALRFNALTTLSLPVIAGWIIFARKPLQCPRIPQTILYSAFAVAIIFTIARNL, encoded by the coding sequence ATGGATACAGCTGCACGGAGGATTAATATTCCGGCACCCGGAGTGAAGACTTCCGATCAGGACAGCCGCTCCAGTCTTTTATTCGCCGCCGTAATCATCTCCGCGTCTCTTATCGTCATACTACTTCTGCGCTTCCCGCCCGAACAGTATGCGTTCCTCTATCCGCAGTGCCCCATTCATCACTACCTCGGCATTCTCTGCCCTGGCTGCGGAACCACGCGCGCAATCGCCGCACTTCTTCGCGGGCATCTGCTGGAAGCTCTCCGTTTCAATGCGCTCACTACGCTCAGCCTTCCTGTAATCGCCGGCTGGATCATCTTTGCGCGCAAGCCGCTCCAATGCCCGCGGATTCCGCAGACGATCCTCTACTCAGCATTTGCAGTTGCCATCATCTTTACCATCGCGCGAAACCTTTAA
- a CDS encoding DUF4339 domain-containing protein: MPYMISRAGQTYGPYTLEDLQRYVTTGNILLTDLAKSDEMADWIPVAQILNPATAGTPFPGAPVPPAYVPPVAAYEQPGGYAVSPYPDPPNLHWVLVLLFTIFTCGLFSVIWDFVQVLWMKRIEPQTKAFPYFIGYAILSFLNGGVSMRANMMMLHTGHRHPSLLSALISIAVFVLVILYRFSMRDSLERHYNSADPVGLRLGPIMTFFFGGLYFQYHFNRINAMKQALRYRSGF, from the coding sequence ATGCCCTACATGATCTCTCGCGCTGGCCAGACCTACGGTCCTTATACTCTTGAGGACCTGCAGCGATACGTCACGACTGGCAACATCCTCCTCACCGACCTTGCGAAATCCGACGAGATGGCCGACTGGATTCCCGTCGCACAGATTCTCAACCCGGCAACCGCAGGCACGCCCTTTCCCGGAGCGCCCGTCCCGCCTGCGTATGTCCCTCCTGTCGCCGCGTATGAGCAGCCCGGCGGCTATGCAGTCTCGCCCTATCCCGATCCCCCTAATCTTCACTGGGTGCTGGTCCTACTGTTTACGATCTTTACCTGCGGCCTCTTCTCCGTGATCTGGGACTTCGTCCAGGTGCTCTGGATGAAGCGCATCGAACCACAAACAAAGGCTTTCCCGTACTTTATTGGCTACGCAATTCTGTCGTTCCTCAATGGAGGCGTCTCCATGCGAGCGAATATGATGATGCTGCACACTGGCCATCGTCACCCCTCGTTGCTCTCCGCCCTCATCAGCATCGCAGTCTTTGTTCTGGTGATCCTCTACCGTTTCTCTATGCGCGATTCACTGGAGCGTCACTACAACAGCGCAGACCCCGTCGGACTTCGCCTCGGTCCGATCATGACCTTCTTCTTTGGCGGGCTCTACTTCCAGTACCACTTCAATCGCATCAATGCCATGAAACAGGCACTTCGTTATCGCAGCGGGTTCTAA
- a CDS encoding GNAT family N-acetyltransferase — MSREKTMESITIRPMLAGELEAACNVISLAFADNPNMGAITNGDTAKAQHAMHAIANFAKLGRRYSYVLVAEISGQIAGVLNAAQWPHCQMDAAEQKSTGPAMYQALGTSMPKAMELIGTWVKYDPQKPHWHIGPLGILPAFQGRGIGRALLRAFLEKADQDHVPAYLEAEVDKNVRLYESEGFNVIAQEAIFGLNNRFMWREAKES, encoded by the coding sequence ATGCTTGCGGGCGAGCTGGAAGCAGCCTGCAACGTCATTAGCTTGGCCTTTGCCGATAACCCGAATATGGGAGCGATCACCAACGGCGATACCGCAAAGGCGCAACACGCAATGCACGCGATAGCGAACTTCGCCAAGCTGGGCCGGCGATACAGCTATGTGCTGGTCGCAGAGATCTCCGGGCAGATCGCTGGAGTCCTCAACGCTGCACAGTGGCCCCATTGCCAAATGGACGCTGCTGAACAGAAAAGTACAGGGCCAGCCATGTATCAGGCCCTGGGGACCTCCATGCCCAAAGCGATGGAGCTTATCGGCACCTGGGTAAAGTACGATCCGCAGAAGCCCCATTGGCATATCGGCCCTCTCGGCATCCTTCCAGCATTTCAAGGACGCGGCATCGGAAGAGCCTTACTGCGTGCGTTTCTCGAGAAGGCCGACCAGGACCATGTCCCTGCTTACCTCGAAGCCGAAGTCGACAAAAACGTGCGGCTTTATGAGTCCGAAGGATTCAACGTGATTGCACAAGAAGCAATCTTCGGGCTCAATAATCGCTTTATGTGGCGTGAGGCAAAGGAATCCTGA